A genomic segment from Piliocolobus tephrosceles isolate RC106 chromosome X, ASM277652v3, whole genome shotgun sequence encodes:
- the SLITRK1 gene encoding SLIT and NTRK-like protein 1 has product MLLWILLLETSLCFAAGNVTGDVCKEKICSCNEIEGDLHVDCEKKGFTSLQRFTAPTSQFYHLFLHGNSLTRLFPNEFANFYNAVSLHMENNGLHEIVPGAFLGLQLVKRLHINNNKIKSFRKQTFLGLDDLEYLQADFNLLRDIDPGAFQDLNKLEVLILNDNLISTLPANVFQYVPITHLDLRGNRLKTLPYEEVLEQIPGIAEILLEDNPWDCTCDLLSLKEWLENIPKNALIGRVVCEAPTRLQGKDLNETTEQDLCPLKNRVDSSLPAPPAQEETFAPGPLPTPFKTNGQEDHATPGSAPNGGTKIPGNWQIKIRPTAAIATGSARNKPLANSLPCPGGCSCDHIPGSGLKMNCNNRNVSSLADLKPKLSNVQELFLRDNKIHSIRKSHFVDYKNLILLDLGNNNIATVENNTFKNLLDLRWLYMDSNYLDTLSREKFAGLQNLEYLNVEYNAIQLIFPGTFNAMPKLRILILNNNLLRSLPVDVFAGVSLSKLSLHNNYFMYLPVAGVLDQLTSIIQIDLHGNPWECSCTIVPFKQWAERLGSEVLMSDLKCETPVNFFRKDFMLLSNDEICPQLYARISPTLTSHSKNSTGLAETGTHSNSYLDTSRVSISVLVPGLLLVFVTSAFTVVGMLVFILRNRKRSKRRDANSSASEINSLQTVCDSSYWHNGPYNADGAHRVYDCGSHSLSD; this is encoded by the coding sequence ATGCTGCTTTGGATTCTGTTGCTGGAGACGTCTCTTTGTTTTGCCGCTGGAAACGTTACAGGGGACGTTTGCAAAGAGAAGATCTGTTCCTGCAATGAGATAGAAGGGGACCTACATGTAGACTGTGAAAAAAAAGGCTTCACAAGTCTGCAGCGTTTCACTGCCCCGACTTCCCAGTTTTACCATTTATTTCTGCATGGCAATTCCCTCACTCGACTTTTCCCTAATGAGTTCGCTAACTTTTATAATGCGGTTAGTTTGCACATGGAAAACAATGGCTTGCATGAAATCGTTCCGGGGGCTTTTCTGGGGCTGCAGCTGGTGAAAAGGCTGcacatcaacaacaacaagatCAAGTCTTTTCGAAAGCAGACTTTTCTGGGGCTGGATGATCTGGAATATCTCCAGGCTGATTTTAATTTATTACGAGATATAGACCCGGGGGCCTTCCAGGACTTGAATAAGCTGGAGGTGCTCATTTTAAATGACAATCTCATCAGCACCCTACCTGCCAATGTGTTCCAGTATGTGCCCatcacccacctcgacctccggGGTAACAGGCTGAAAACGCTGCCCTATGAGGAGGTCTTGGAGCAAATCCCTGGTATTGCGGAGATCCTGCTAGAGGATAACCCTTGGGACTGCACCTGTGATCTGCTCTCCCTGAAAGAATGGCTGGAAAACATTCCCAAGAATGCCCTGATCGGCCGAGTGGTCTGCGAAGCCCCCACCAGACTGCAGGGTAAAGACCTCAATGAAACCACCGAACAGGACTTGTGTCCTTTGAAAAACCGAGTGGATTCTAGTCTCCCGGCACCCCCTGCCCAAGAAGAGACCTTTGCTCCTGGCCCCCTGCCAACCCCTTTCAAGACAAATGGGCAAGAAGATCATGCCACCCCAGGGTCTGCTCCAAACGGAGGTACAAAGATCCCAGGCAACTGGCAGATCAAAATCAGACCGACAGCAGCGATAGCGACGGGTAGCGCCAGAAACAAACCCTTAGCTAACAGTTTGCCCTGCCCTGGGGGCTGCAGCTGTGACCACATCCCAGGGTCGGGTTTAAAGATGAACTGCAACAACCGGAACGTGAGCAGCTTGGCTGATTTGAAGCCCAAGCTCTCTAACGTGCAGGAGCTTTTCCTACGAGATAACAAGATCCACAGCATCCGAAAATCGCACTTTGTGGATTACAAGAACCTCATTCTGTTGGATCTGGGCAACAATAACATCGCTACTGTGGAGAACAACACTTTCAAGAACCTTTTGGACCTCAGGTGGCTATATATGGATAGCAATTACCTGGACACGCTGTCCCGGGAGAAATTCGCGGGGCTGCAAAACCTAGAGTACCTGAACGTGGAGTACAACGCGATCCAGCTCATCTTCCCGGGCACTTTCAATGCAATGCCCAAACTGAGGATCCTCATTCTCAACAACAACCTGCTGAGGTCCCTGCCTGTGGACGTGTTCGCTGGGGTCTCACTCTCTAAACTCAGCCTGCACAACAATTACTTCATGTACCTCCCAGTGGCAGGGGTGCTGGACCAGTTAACCTCCATCATCCAGATAGACCTCCACGGAAACCCCTGGGAGTGCTCCTGCACCATTGTGCCTTTCAAGCAATGGGCAGAACGCTTGGGTTCCGAAGTGCTGATGAGCGACCTCAAGTGTGAGACGCCGGTGAACTTCTTTAGAAAGGATTTCATGCTCCTCTCCAATGACGAGATCTGCCCCCAGCTGTACGCTAGGATCTCGCCCACGTTAACTTCTCACAGTAAAAACAGCACTGGGTTGGCGGAGACCGGGACGCACTCCAACTCCTACCTAGACACCAGCAGGGTGTCCATCTCGGTGTTGGTCCCGGGACTGCTGCTGGTGTTTGTCACCTCCGCCTTCACCGTGGTGGGCATGCTCGTGTTTATCCTGAGGAACCGAAAGCGGTCCAAGAGACGAGATGCCAACTCCTCCGCGTCCGAGATTAATTCCCTACAGACAGTCTGTGACTCTTCCTACTGGCACAATGGGCCTTACAACGCAGATGGGGCCCACAGAGTGTATGACTGTGGCTCTCACTCGCTCTCAGACTAA